A portion of the Magnolia sinica isolate HGM2019 chromosome 17, MsV1, whole genome shotgun sequence genome contains these proteins:
- the LOC131230811 gene encoding cysteine-tryptophan domain-containing zinc finger protein 7-like isoform X1, which yields MLSVGSRNERKVLGFCVRGEMEENELEEGEAFYQDDDDAFVDDDVALSSLSYIEEKLQDVLGHFQKDFEGGVSAENLGAKFGGYGSFLPTCPRSPSIWSHESHPRTSPKVQASTAAMSPNNLPLEGARQNLTVTANASHSVRVVPASSSIQPAPIAPHVDKLAKRDTLLSAAHGAGEFIPKQEHKNRSVNDRKMPTSGSDNVSARNNAAIYTGLGLDISPSSSPEDFLDESGGLSSELRGIAHESPRTILEQIMTSFPVPGGCMLSPIPESLLRLTERSLLKDSKAGTARKAIQEVPTMFTDELPPLTEMKGFGEMKMKPVEKNGRPMVMKIVNAIDLGNDMSDPLKKEIDNENLAGREMASNALKVPLPSRGTAEKIEKQMNVDRGGLTNRGLDPFRDPNNGTTRDRTFSSDAVKEEALESTAVQDTNRGHNMGNESVPPKGKLNKNTIPEDKVLEEKKTTSHKDLSLDPKNDGRDKGEKTIEKVDYDGFKGRKDHSSGSLGPPGQKADQKATQYEQDGVKMSRKKDGKKKLKGHKSNGALPGELQKDKEGSRSRDSISENKIDVAKSHKESSKSGGRESQSNFPREVKAEQAENKTGPLEKHFKGKPKDQKVRIEKETLALADKSKERSAGKKIENPSTSEACAKASAATPLTGNGPTSDAVPALAGPPVLDNWVCCDRCQTWRLLPFGMNSEDLPEKWICSMITWLPGMNSCTFSEEETTKALNALYVPVPVPESQNNIHGQYNVSASGMVLADMRHLDQSHELGSHAMPSAGKKKHALKDMPSAPSHVSLTHIPISNKKNQQAAAKSISLNDVNQPPSKSNDFAAEKPRHKQKEKSKLPECYSDGGGYMEQGVKHSKGKGKRDADRDDFMTSKKIKAEGSRYTDEDRLSDHGMAGKAFLNSSNCMLIKVNGKNSQKHSDSSSAKELKGSMRDDLQSVGKKAKTQVQVPLDGEFKSQFGGSNMGRSHNTDFAVKKRKVKEWQESQDPGTLVTNGNLTDSGVSLKEEISETELRKAKKGKISKSEGKESAKNKADGTADKKGRVGKIVLSSRGRLVDGMEEESRGGVGKGLQPAQYQGNAASQRILDGMDSLKRDLGYPPTSMAATSSSSKVSGSRKSKAGCQEMRGSPVESVSSSPFRVSNMDKLTTERPMEKDSALNAGFSGMGSPRRCLDGEGYGGTDRSGIVRKEQPSPLVRHGSLENRRAVEASVLYDCQDGDANQTSGGKANVGMLSKASCGATEFENANVVNSGAGTIHQHNPYLTEVRVNASADNDLKLPNHHDRANGSGQRKPDKGSSRSRDGQRSIESDFDKANTKDSDYFNDQEEPFPRKNAGSFQYEANVESRDHSPYHEDLRDGKFKSNESCGIKSCHFSDKKDSTKKWSSEGRRDNQSKFGVHEKLDGRSAAVCSKDGRSNLQQNLPQVNSREDEKLPNGFLSSGTDQAEMVPGRGQVQSFPPSGDKHATQGQCPPATSHKESRSDALPVDASNGDSLKMPKQPRKPDNPNGARHSTPNGFAGRDQAAASAIREAKDIKHSANRLLDKGQELESTDLYFQASLKFLHAASLLETCNVESAKHGETTYSMKMYSETAKLCEFCAHKYERLKEMAAAALAYKCMEVAHMRVIYCKHYIASKDWHELHTPLQVGPPGESPSSSASDVDNLNNQAVLDRAASAKGVISPQTSGNHVIPARNRPNFERILKFTRDVDLAMEALRRWQNAFASANVGTEESRYGLEGISSVKRVLDFSFHDVMGLLRLVRLATEAIGR from the exons ATGCTCTCTGTGGGGAGTAGGAATGAGAGGAAGGTTTTAGGATTCTGTGTTAGAGGAGAGATGGAGGAGAACGAGCTTGAAGAAGGCGAGGCTTTTTAtcaggatgatgatgatgcttttGTTGACGACGATGTCGCACTCTCTTCCCTCTCTTACATT gAAGAGAAACTTCAAGATGTCTTGGGGCATTTTCAGAAAGATTTTGAAGGCGGAGTTTCTGCTGAAAACTTGG GGGCAAAGTTTggtggatatggttcatttttaccTACTTGTCCACGCTCTCCTTCGATCTGGTCTCACGAATCTCATCCCAGGACATCACCGAAGGTGCAGGCATCTACTGCCGCGATGTCCCCTAACAACCTTCCGTTAGAG GGTGCACGTCAGAACCTTACAGTTACAGCAAATGCATCACACTCTGTCAGGGTTGTTCCTGCTTCTAGTAGTATCCAACCTGCTCCTATAGCACCACATGTGGACAAGTTGGCCAAAAGAGACACGCTTCTGTCCGCTGCACATGGTGCTGGGGAGTTTATTCCCAAGCAAGAACACAAGAACAGATCTGTTAATGACCGGAAGATGCCAACATCTGGCTCTGACAATGTTTCAGCTAGAAATAATGCCGCAATTTACACTGGTCTAGGCCTTGatatttctccatcttcatcaccAGAGGATTTCCTTGACGAGAGCGGAGGACTGTCATCCGAACTTCGAGGAATTGCTCATGAATCTCCGAGGACCATACTTGAG CAGATAATGACATCTTTTCCGGTTCCTGGGGGATGTATGCTTTCGCCTATACCTGAAAGTCTGCTGCGCTTGACTGAAAGATCTCTTCTAAAAGACAGTAAAGCTGGGACTGCTCGCAAGGCGATCCAGGAAGTTCCAACCATGTTTACAGATGAGCTTCCGCCTCTAACAGAAATGAAAGGTTTTGGAGAAATGAAAATGAAGCCTGTCGAGAAAAATGGGAGGCCCATGGTCATGAAGATTGTGAATGCTATTGACTTGGGAAATGACATGAGTGACCCTTTGAAGAAGGAAATAGACAATGAGAACCTGGCAGGCAGAGAAATGGCTTCTAATGCCTTGAAGGTTCCGCTCCCATCAAGAGGCACTGCTGAAAAAATAGAAAAGCAGATGAATGTTGATAGAGGAGGACTTACCAATAGAGGATTGGATCCTTTCAGGGATCCCAATAACGGCACAACAAGGGATAGAACCTTCTCATCTGATGCAGTGAAAGAAGAAGCCTTAGAGTCAACTGCTGTCCAGGACACTAACAGGGGTCACAATATGGGGAATGAGTCAGTCCCTCCGAAAGGGAAGCTGAATAAGAATACAATTCCAGAGGACAAAGTGTTGGAAGAAAAGAAAACTACTAGTCATAAGGATCTCTCCCTTGATCCAAAGAACGATGGCAGAGATAAAGGGGAGAAAACAATTGAGAAAGTTGATTATGATGGATTCAAGGGGAGGAAAGATCATAGCAGTGGATCTTTAGGGCCCCCTGGACAGAAAGCTGACCAGAAAGCTACACAATACGAGCAAGATGGAGTGAAGATGTCAAGAAAAAAGGATGGAAAAAAGAAACTAAAGGGACACAAAAGTAATGGGGCTTTGCCTGGAGAGTTGCAGAAAGATAAGGAGGGATCACGATCCAGAGATTCTATTTCAGAAAATAAGATTGATGTTGCAAAATCACACAAGGAGTCAAGTAAGAGTGGTGGCAGAGAAAGTCAGAGCAACTTTCCGAGAGAAGTAAAAGCTGAACAAGCGGAGAACAAAACGGGTCCATTGGAGAAGCATTTCAAAGGTAAGCCAAAAGACCAGAAGGTCAGGATTGAGAAGGAAACCCTTGCACTCGCTGATAAATCGAAGGAGAGGTCAGCTGGtaaaaagattgaaaatccatCAACATCTGAGGCATGTGCTAAGGCTTCCGCGGCTACTCCTTTGACAGGAAATGGGCCAACTTCTGATGCAGTTCCCGCACTGGCAGGGCCTCCCGTATTAGATAATTGGGTCTGTTGTGACAGGTGCCAGACATGGCGTCTCTTACCATTTGGGATGAATTCTGAAGACCTCCCCGAGAAGTGGATCTGTAGCATGATTACCTGGCT GCCTGGAATGAACAGTTGTACTTTCAGCGAAGAAGAGACCACGAAAGCTCTAAATGCATTGTATGTACCTGTACCTGTACCTGAGAGTCAAAATAATATTCATGGTCAGTACAATGTATCTGCTTCAGGCATGGTCTTGGCTGACATGCGGCATCTTGACCAAAGTCATGAACTTGGTTCACATGCCATGCCAAGTGCCGGAAAGAAGAAGCATGCATTAAAGGACATGCCAAGTGCACCAAGCCATGTAAGTCTGACTCACATTCCAATctccaacaaaaagaaccaaCAGGCCGCTGCCAAGAGCATTAGTTTAAATGATGTGAACCAGCCTCCAAGTAAGTCGAATGACTTTGCAGCAGAAAAACCCCGGCATAAACAAAAAGAGAAGAGCAAACTGCCTGAGTGCTACTCAGATGGAG GTGGTTATATGGAACAAGGTGTCAAACACTCGAAAGGCAAAGGCAAGAGGGATGCTGATCGAGATGATTTTATGACTTCTAAGAAAATTAAGGCGGAAGGTTCACGCTATACTGATGAAGATCGTCTCTCTGACCACGGCATGGCAGGAAAGGCTTTTCTGAACTCGAGTAATTGCATGCTAATTAAGGTAAATGGAAAGAATTCACAGAAACATAGTGATTCCTCTTCGGCCAAAGAATTAAAGGGAAGCATGAGGGATGATTTACAATCTGTGGGGAAGAAGGCAAAAACCCAAGTTCAGGTTCCTTTGGATGGTGAATTCAAATCGCAATTTGGGGGATCAAATATGGGAAGGTCTCATAACACGGACTTTGCGGTGAAGAAGAGGAAAGTGAAAGAGTGGCAGGAGAGTCAGGATCCGGGAACCCTCGTGACTAATGGGAACCTCACAGACAGTGGCGTTTCTTTAAAAGAGGAAATCAGTGAAACTGAGCTTAGGAAGGCAAAGAAGGGCAAAATATCAAAATCAGAGGGAAAGGAGTCTGCTAAAAATAAAGCTGATGGTACTGCAGACAAGAAAGGTAGGGTAGGCAAGATCGTGTTATCTAGTAGAGGCCGCCTAGTTGATGGAATGGAAGAGGAAAGCCGAGGTGGTGTCGGGAAGGGGCTCCAACCGGCGCAATACCAAGGGAATGCAGCATCCCAACGtattttggatggtatggattcatTGAAAAGGGATTTGGGTTATCCCCCGACTTCAATGGCAGCTACTTCAAGCTCTTCAAAGGTTTCAGGCTCCCGTAAAAGTAAAGCCGGCTGTCAGGAAATGAGAGGTTCTCCTGTAGAGTCAGTTTCTTCATCTCCTTTCAGGGTTTCCAATATGGACAAGCTTACAACTGAAAGACCAATGGAGAAAGACAGTGCATTAAATGCAGGTTTCTCTGGCATGGGTAGCCCAAGACGATGCTTAGATGGCGAAGGTTATGGTGGAACTGATCGATCTGGTATAGTAAGGAAGGAGCAACCTTCTCCTTTAGTCCGCCATGGGTCTCTAGAGAATCGAAGGGCCGTGGAGGCTTCAGTGCTGTATGATTGTCAGGATGGGGATGCTAATCAAACATCTGGCGGCAAAGCCAACGTTGGTATGCTTTCAAAGGCATCCTGTGGTGCTACTGAATTTGAAAACGCCAATGTGGTGAATAGTGGTGCTGGTACCATTCACCAACACAACCCATATCTTACTGAAGTGCGGGTTAATGCTTCCGCTGACAATGACTTGAAATTACCAAACCATCATGACCGTGCCAATGGGTCTGGTCAGCGGAAGCCAGATAAAGGCTCTTCACGATCTAGAGATGGACAAAGAAGTATTGAATCTGATTTTGATAAAGCTAACACTAAGGATTCCGATTATTTCAATGATCAAGAGGAACCATTTCCTAGAAAGAATGCTGGTAGCTTCCAGTATGAGGCCAATGTCGAATCTCGTGATCATTCTCCTTACCATGAAGATCTGAGGGATGGAAAATTCAAATCTAACGAAAGCTGTGGCATTAAATCCTGTCATTTCTCAGATAAGAAAGACTCCACAAAAAAATGGTCAAGTGAAGGCAGGAGAGATAATCAGTCGAAATTTGGAGTTCATGAAAAGCTAGACGGAAGGTCAGCTGCTGTCTGCAGCAAGGATGGAAGGTCCAATCTACAGCAAAACCTGCCGCAAGTAAATTctcgtgaagatgaaaaattacCTAATGGATTTCTTTCCAGTGGAACTGATCAGGCAGAAATGGTGCCAGGGAGAGGACAAGTGCAATCATTCCCGCCATCGGGAGACAAGCATGCAACACAGGGCCAGTGTCCACCGGCAACATCCCATAAAGAAAGCAGATCAGATGCATTGCCTGTTGATGCTTCTAATGGTGATTCATTGAAGATGCCAAAACAGCCAAGAAAGCCTGACAACCCAAACGGAGCAAGGCACTCTACTCCTAATGGGTTTGCAGGCAGGGATCAAGCTGCTGCGAGTGCTATTAGAGAAGCTAAGGATATAAAACATTCTGCCAATCGCTTACTG GATAAAGGCCAAGAACTTGAAAGCACCGACCTATATTTTCAGGCATCCTTGAAGTTTCTTCATGCAGCGTCGCTTTTGGAAACGTGCAATGTTGAAAGTGCCAAACATGGGGAAACAACCTATTCCATGAAGATGTATTCTGAGACTGCAAAGCTCTGCGA ATTTTGTGCACATAAATACGAGAGGTTAAAGGAAATGGCTGCTGCTGCGTTAGCATACAAATGCATGGAAGTGGCACACATGAGGGTTATTTATTGCAAACATTATATTGCAAGTAAAGATTGGCATGAGCTGCATACACCGTTACAAGTTGGTCCACCAG GTGAGTCTCCATCATCGTCTGCGTCTGATGTGGATAACTTAAATAATCAGGCCGTGTTAGACAGGGCTGCTTCAGCCAAGGGAGTTATTTCTCCACAAACATCTGGAAACCATGTTATCCCCGCTCGCAATCGTCCCAACTTCGAAAGGATACTAAAATTT ACTCGGGATGTAGATTTAGCCATGGAAGCTTTGAGGAGATGGCAGAATGCTTTTGCGTCTGCAAATGTAGGCACGGAAGAGTCACGCTATGGGCTCGAGGGCATCTCATCTGTCAAAAGAGTTCTTGATTTCAGCTTCCACGACGTCATGGGATTACTACGTCTCGTACGGCTTGCAACGGAGGCAATCGGCCGTTAA
- the LOC131230811 gene encoding cysteine-tryptophan domain-containing zinc finger protein 3-like isoform X4 has translation MNLRGPYLSGFLFLHVMKQIMTSFPVPGGCMLSPIPESLLRLTERSLLKDSKAGTARKAIQEVPTMFTDELPPLTEMKGFGEMKMKPVEKNGRPMVMKIVNAIDLGNDMSDPLKKEIDNENLAGREMASNALKVPLPSRGTAEKIEKQMNVDRGGLTNRGLDPFRDPNNGTTRDRTFSSDAVKEEALESTAVQDTNRGHNMGNESVPPKGKLNKNTIPEDKVLEEKKTTSHKDLSLDPKNDGRDKGEKTIEKVDYDGFKGRKDHSSGSLGPPGQKADQKATQYEQDGVKMSRKKDGKKKLKGHKSNGALPGELQKDKEGSRSRDSISENKIDVAKSHKESSKSGGRESQSNFPREVKAEQAENKTGPLEKHFKGKPKDQKVRIEKETLALADKSKERSAGKKIENPSTSEACAKASAATPLTGNGPTSDAVPALAGPPVLDNWVCCDRCQTWRLLPFGMNSEDLPEKWICSMITWLPGMNSCTFSEEETTKALNALYVPVPVPESQNNIHGQYNVSASGMVLADMRHLDQSHELGSHAMPSAGKKKHALKDMPSAPSHVSLTHIPISNKKNQQAAAKSISLNDVNQPPSKSNDFAAEKPRHKQKEKSKLPECYSDGGGYMEQGVKHSKGKGKRDADRDDFMTSKKIKAEGSRYTDEDRLSDHGMAGKAFLNSSNCMLIKVNGKNSQKHSDSSSAKELKGSMRDDLQSVGKKAKTQVQVPLDGEFKSQFGGSNMGRSHNTDFAVKKRKVKEWQESQDPGTLVTNGNLTDSGVSLKEEISETELRKAKKGKISKSEGKESAKNKADGTADKKGRVGKIVLSSRGRLVDGMEEESRGGVGKGLQPAQYQGNAASQRILDGMDSLKRDLGYPPTSMAATSSSSKVSGSRKSKAGCQEMRGSPVESVSSSPFRVSNMDKLTTERPMEKDSALNAGFSGMGSPRRCLDGEGYGGTDRSGIVRKEQPSPLVRHGSLENRRAVEASVLYDCQDGDANQTSGGKANVGMLSKASCGATEFENANVVNSGAGTIHQHNPYLTEVRVNASADNDLKLPNHHDRANGSGQRKPDKGSSRSRDGQRSIESDFDKANTKDSDYFNDQEEPFPRKNAGSFQYEANVESRDHSPYHEDLRDGKFKSNESCGIKSCHFSDKKDSTKKWSSEGRRDNQSKFGVHEKLDGRSAAVCSKDGRSNLQQNLPQVNSREDEKLPNGFLSSGTDQAEMVPGRGQVQSFPPSGDKHATQGQCPPATSHKESRSDALPVDASNGDSLKMPKQPRKPDNPNGARHSTPNGFAGRDQAAASAIREAKDIKHSANRLLDKGQELESTDLYFQASLKFLHAASLLETCNVESAKHGETTYSMKMYSETAKLCEFCAHKYERLKEMAAAALAYKCMEVAHMRVIYCKHYIASKDWHELHTPLQVGPPGESPSSSASDVDNLNNQAVLDRAASAKGVISPQTSGNHVIPARNRPNFERILKFTRDVDLAMEALRRWQNAFASANVGTEESRYGLEGISSVKRVLDFSFHDVMGLLRLVRLATEAIGR, from the exons ATGAATCTCCGAGGACCATACTTGAG TGGATTTCTATTCTTGCATGTGATGAAGCAGATAATGACATCTTTTCCGGTTCCTGGGGGATGTATGCTTTCGCCTATACCTGAAAGTCTGCTGCGCTTGACTGAAAGATCTCTTCTAAAAGACAGTAAAGCTGGGACTGCTCGCAAGGCGATCCAGGAAGTTCCAACCATGTTTACAGATGAGCTTCCGCCTCTAACAGAAATGAAAGGTTTTGGAGAAATGAAAATGAAGCCTGTCGAGAAAAATGGGAGGCCCATGGTCATGAAGATTGTGAATGCTATTGACTTGGGAAATGACATGAGTGACCCTTTGAAGAAGGAAATAGACAATGAGAACCTGGCAGGCAGAGAAATGGCTTCTAATGCCTTGAAGGTTCCGCTCCCATCAAGAGGCACTGCTGAAAAAATAGAAAAGCAGATGAATGTTGATAGAGGAGGACTTACCAATAGAGGATTGGATCCTTTCAGGGATCCCAATAACGGCACAACAAGGGATAGAACCTTCTCATCTGATGCAGTGAAAGAAGAAGCCTTAGAGTCAACTGCTGTCCAGGACACTAACAGGGGTCACAATATGGGGAATGAGTCAGTCCCTCCGAAAGGGAAGCTGAATAAGAATACAATTCCAGAGGACAAAGTGTTGGAAGAAAAGAAAACTACTAGTCATAAGGATCTCTCCCTTGATCCAAAGAACGATGGCAGAGATAAAGGGGAGAAAACAATTGAGAAAGTTGATTATGATGGATTCAAGGGGAGGAAAGATCATAGCAGTGGATCTTTAGGGCCCCCTGGACAGAAAGCTGACCAGAAAGCTACACAATACGAGCAAGATGGAGTGAAGATGTCAAGAAAAAAGGATGGAAAAAAGAAACTAAAGGGACACAAAAGTAATGGGGCTTTGCCTGGAGAGTTGCAGAAAGATAAGGAGGGATCACGATCCAGAGATTCTATTTCAGAAAATAAGATTGATGTTGCAAAATCACACAAGGAGTCAAGTAAGAGTGGTGGCAGAGAAAGTCAGAGCAACTTTCCGAGAGAAGTAAAAGCTGAACAAGCGGAGAACAAAACGGGTCCATTGGAGAAGCATTTCAAAGGTAAGCCAAAAGACCAGAAGGTCAGGATTGAGAAGGAAACCCTTGCACTCGCTGATAAATCGAAGGAGAGGTCAGCTGGtaaaaagattgaaaatccatCAACATCTGAGGCATGTGCTAAGGCTTCCGCGGCTACTCCTTTGACAGGAAATGGGCCAACTTCTGATGCAGTTCCCGCACTGGCAGGGCCTCCCGTATTAGATAATTGGGTCTGTTGTGACAGGTGCCAGACATGGCGTCTCTTACCATTTGGGATGAATTCTGAAGACCTCCCCGAGAAGTGGATCTGTAGCATGATTACCTGGCT GCCTGGAATGAACAGTTGTACTTTCAGCGAAGAAGAGACCACGAAAGCTCTAAATGCATTGTATGTACCTGTACCTGTACCTGAGAGTCAAAATAATATTCATGGTCAGTACAATGTATCTGCTTCAGGCATGGTCTTGGCTGACATGCGGCATCTTGACCAAAGTCATGAACTTGGTTCACATGCCATGCCAAGTGCCGGAAAGAAGAAGCATGCATTAAAGGACATGCCAAGTGCACCAAGCCATGTAAGTCTGACTCACATTCCAATctccaacaaaaagaaccaaCAGGCCGCTGCCAAGAGCATTAGTTTAAATGATGTGAACCAGCCTCCAAGTAAGTCGAATGACTTTGCAGCAGAAAAACCCCGGCATAAACAAAAAGAGAAGAGCAAACTGCCTGAGTGCTACTCAGATGGAG GTGGTTATATGGAACAAGGTGTCAAACACTCGAAAGGCAAAGGCAAGAGGGATGCTGATCGAGATGATTTTATGACTTCTAAGAAAATTAAGGCGGAAGGTTCACGCTATACTGATGAAGATCGTCTCTCTGACCACGGCATGGCAGGAAAGGCTTTTCTGAACTCGAGTAATTGCATGCTAATTAAGGTAAATGGAAAGAATTCACAGAAACATAGTGATTCCTCTTCGGCCAAAGAATTAAAGGGAAGCATGAGGGATGATTTACAATCTGTGGGGAAGAAGGCAAAAACCCAAGTTCAGGTTCCTTTGGATGGTGAATTCAAATCGCAATTTGGGGGATCAAATATGGGAAGGTCTCATAACACGGACTTTGCGGTGAAGAAGAGGAAAGTGAAAGAGTGGCAGGAGAGTCAGGATCCGGGAACCCTCGTGACTAATGGGAACCTCACAGACAGTGGCGTTTCTTTAAAAGAGGAAATCAGTGAAACTGAGCTTAGGAAGGCAAAGAAGGGCAAAATATCAAAATCAGAGGGAAAGGAGTCTGCTAAAAATAAAGCTGATGGTACTGCAGACAAGAAAGGTAGGGTAGGCAAGATCGTGTTATCTAGTAGAGGCCGCCTAGTTGATGGAATGGAAGAGGAAAGCCGAGGTGGTGTCGGGAAGGGGCTCCAACCGGCGCAATACCAAGGGAATGCAGCATCCCAACGtattttggatggtatggattcatTGAAAAGGGATTTGGGTTATCCCCCGACTTCAATGGCAGCTACTTCAAGCTCTTCAAAGGTTTCAGGCTCCCGTAAAAGTAAAGCCGGCTGTCAGGAAATGAGAGGTTCTCCTGTAGAGTCAGTTTCTTCATCTCCTTTCAGGGTTTCCAATATGGACAAGCTTACAACTGAAAGACCAATGGAGAAAGACAGTGCATTAAATGCAGGTTTCTCTGGCATGGGTAGCCCAAGACGATGCTTAGATGGCGAAGGTTATGGTGGAACTGATCGATCTGGTATAGTAAGGAAGGAGCAACCTTCTCCTTTAGTCCGCCATGGGTCTCTAGAGAATCGAAGGGCCGTGGAGGCTTCAGTGCTGTATGATTGTCAGGATGGGGATGCTAATCAAACATCTGGCGGCAAAGCCAACGTTGGTATGCTTTCAAAGGCATCCTGTGGTGCTACTGAATTTGAAAACGCCAATGTGGTGAATAGTGGTGCTGGTACCATTCACCAACACAACCCATATCTTACTGAAGTGCGGGTTAATGCTTCCGCTGACAATGACTTGAAATTACCAAACCATCATGACCGTGCCAATGGGTCTGGTCAGCGGAAGCCAGATAAAGGCTCTTCACGATCTAGAGATGGACAAAGAAGTATTGAATCTGATTTTGATAAAGCTAACACTAAGGATTCCGATTATTTCAATGATCAAGAGGAACCATTTCCTAGAAAGAATGCTGGTAGCTTCCAGTATGAGGCCAATGTCGAATCTCGTGATCATTCTCCTTACCATGAAGATCTGAGGGATGGAAAATTCAAATCTAACGAAAGCTGTGGCATTAAATCCTGTCATTTCTCAGATAAGAAAGACTCCACAAAAAAATGGTCAAGTGAAGGCAGGAGAGATAATCAGTCGAAATTTGGAGTTCATGAAAAGCTAGACGGAAGGTCAGCTGCTGTCTGCAGCAAGGATGGAAGGTCCAATCTACAGCAAAACCTGCCGCAAGTAAATTctcgtgaagatgaaaaattacCTAATGGATTTCTTTCCAGTGGAACTGATCAGGCAGAAATGGTGCCAGGGAGAGGACAAGTGCAATCATTCCCGCCATCGGGAGACAAGCATGCAACACAGGGCCAGTGTCCACCGGCAACATCCCATAAAGAAAGCAGATCAGATGCATTGCCTGTTGATGCTTCTAATGGTGATTCATTGAAGATGCCAAAACAGCCAAGAAAGCCTGACAACCCAAACGGAGCAAGGCACTCTACTCCTAATGGGTTTGCAGGCAGGGATCAAGCTGCTGCGAGTGCTATTAGAGAAGCTAAGGATATAAAACATTCTGCCAATCGCTTACTG GATAAAGGCCAAGAACTTGAAAGCACCGACCTATATTTTCAGGCATCCTTGAAGTTTCTTCATGCAGCGTCGCTTTTGGAAACGTGCAATGTTGAAAGTGCCAAACATGGGGAAACAACCTATTCCATGAAGATGTATTCTGAGACTGCAAAGCTCTGCGA ATTTTGTGCACATAAATACGAGAGGTTAAAGGAAATGGCTGCTGCTGCGTTAGCATACAAATGCATGGAAGTGGCACACATGAGGGTTATTTATTGCAAACATTATATTGCAAGTAAAGATTGGCATGAGCTGCATACACCGTTACAAGTTGGTCCACCAG GTGAGTCTCCATCATCGTCTGCGTCTGATGTGGATAACTTAAATAATCAGGCCGTGTTAGACAGGGCTGCTTCAGCCAAGGGAGTTATTTCTCCACAAACATCTGGAAACCATGTTATCCCCGCTCGCAATCGTCCCAACTTCGAAAGGATACTAAAATTT ACTCGGGATGTAGATTTAGCCATGGAAGCTTTGAGGAGATGGCAGAATGCTTTTGCGTCTGCAAATGTAGGCACGGAAGAGTCACGCTATGGGCTCGAGGGCATCTCATCTGTCAAAAGAGTTCTTGATTTCAGCTTCCACGACGTCATGGGATTACTACGTCTCGTACGGCTTGCAACGGAGGCAATCGGCCGTTAA